From a region of the Ignisphaera sp. genome:
- a CDS encoding Na+/H+ antiporter subunit E: protein MLKAIAPTIIAFTIYIIYTGSLKVYDLVSGAVVAIVIGSILSPMLVEDWRKSLDIKRFLYLIVYILRYFLIDEMKAHIHVIKLGLSPRMSIRPGIVRVPIGSKSDYAWTLVSISITNTPGTVVVDVDKEKGLAYVNWINVTTTDPLECYKNIAQVFDSYAKKIFD, encoded by the coding sequence GTGCTTAAAGCTATAGCGCCAACTATTATCGCCTTTACCATATACATAATATATACAGGTTCTCTAAAGGTATATGATCTTGTGAGTGGTGCAGTTGTAGCCATAGTGATTGGTTCAATACTATCTCCAATGTTAGTAGAGGACTGGAGAAAAAGCTTGGATATTAAGAGATTTCTATATCTAATTGTATACATCTTACGTTACTTCTTAATAGATGAGATGAAGGCCCATATACATGTAATTAAATTAGGTCTCTCGCCTAGAATGTCTATAAGGCCTGGGATAGTTAGAGTTCCAATAGGTTCTAAAAGTGATTATGCTTGGACCCTTGTGTCTATATCAATTACTAATACTCCTGGAACAGTTGTTGTAGATGTAGATAAAGAGAAGGGTTTAGCGTATGTTAATTGGATAAATGTTACAACTACTGATCCTTTAGAATGTTACAAGAATATTGCGCAAGTT
- a CDS encoding sodium:proton antiporter — MDIRVAMYIATIASLYVNIALCIYGVISKPNLIKKFIALTILQDSINVFLILGGYRLWRPGLLLQPPVLLNWSPTDEDLKQFLMRSVDPLPQALVLTAIVIGLAVNTFLAIMIIHLYRHFSTIDVDEIGSMKKVMIVEESA, encoded by the coding sequence TAGCCACCATAGCTTCGCTTTATGTGAATATAGCATTATGTATCTATGGAGTTATATCTAAACCTAACCTAATTAAGAAATTCATAGCTTTAACTATTCTTCAAGACTCTATAAATGTCTTTCTAATACTTGGTGGATATAGATTATGGAGACCAGGATTATTATTACAACCTCCAGTATTACTCAATTGGTCACCTACAGATGAAGATCTGAAGCAGTTCCTGATGAGATCTGTAGATCCATTACCTCAAGCGCTAGTTCTAACAGCTATAGTCATAGGTTTAGCTGTTAACACATTTTTAGCTATAATGATAATTCATCTCTATAGGCATTTCTCTACAATTGACGTAGATGAAATAGGTAGTATGAAAAAGGTGATGATAGTTGAAGAGAGTGCTTAA